AAACTAGGGCCAGTTCAGCTCTTGGCCGGCTGAGCAAGACCTCCGGTCACGACCGGTGGGTCATGTTGGAGCGGGCCGCGTGGCACTACGATTTGAAACTGGCAGGCAACGGGCATCTCCCATTGCTCGCGGTCAGACTGCTTTTCGGGTGATTATGGCGGTTCGTGTAATAGACGGCCTGGAAAAGCAAATGCCCGCACCCGTCACTCCTGGGGATAAACAGAACAATGGAACGGGTCGTTGAGCTGGAAAGACTCGCCGGGATCGCCGACCCGGCGGAAGGATTGACCGCCGCGGAAGTCGCGGCGCAGCGGGCGGATTACGGGGACAACGTCATCGTGCCGGTCAGGCGCCATGCCTGGCTGGTCATCCTCGGCGACACCCTGCGCGATCCCATGCTGTGGTTTTTGTTCGTCACCGCGGGGCTGTATCTGTGGCTGGGGGATTTGCGCGAGGCCGTGGTGCTGCTGATCGCGGTGTTCCCGCTGCTGGCGATGGATTTCTTTCTGCACTGGCGGACCTCGGCGTCGGTCTCCGGCCTGCAGTCGCGCCTCGCCACCGAGGCCCGCGTGCGGCGCGACGGGGCCTGGGAGACCGTTCCGTCACACGAGCTTGTGGTCGGCGACCTGGTGCGGGTCGCCGGCGGCGACTGGATCCCCGCCGACGGCATCGTGGAGGACGGGGCGCAACTGCAGGTGGAGGAATCCTCGCTGACCGGCGAGTCCTGGCCGGCCAGGAAATCGGCCTGGCCGTACCTGTGGGCGCGCGAGTCGATGGGCGGGCCCGATGAATCCAACTGGGTCTATGCCGGCACGCGCCTGTTGACCGGCGAATTGACCTACCGCGTGCTGCGGATCGGTGCCGAGACCGCCTACGGCGGCATCGTGCGCACGACCCAGGCGTCGAGTCATGAACTGACGCCGCTGCAACAGGGCATCGCCCGGGTGGTCAAGGTGCTGCTCGGATTCGCGCTGTTTTTCTGCGTGCTCATCGCCCTGATACGCTTTTGGCAGGGACACGGGCTGGTGGACGCCCTGCTCAGCGCGCTCACGTTCGCCATCGCGGCCCTGCCGGAGGAATTTCCGGTGGTGTTCACCTTCTTTCTCGGCGTGGGCGTGTTCCGCCTCGCCAAGCACCGCGCCCTGGTCAGGCGTGCGGTGACGGTGGAGAACATCCGTCACGTTTCCTGTATCTGTTCGGACAAGACCGGCACGCTCACCAGCGGCGAGCTGCACCTGACCCATATCGTGCCGGCAGTTCACGGCCAGTCGGACCGTCTGCTCGAAACGGCCCGGGCGGCCTCCGGCGCCGAACGCTTCGATCCGCTCGACCGGGCCATCCTGTCGGTCGAACCCAACAACCACGGCGCACCGCCACCGGCCGTCAAGCGTTTTCCCTTCACCGAGGACCGGCGCCGCGAATCGGTCGTGCTCGACTCGGCAAACGGCGTCTTCAAGCTGGCCAGCAAGGGCGCGGTGGAAACCATCCTGGCGGTCTGCGGGATCGACGGGGCCGCGCGCGACGAGTGGCAGGCCAGGGCGGACCGTTATGCGGCGGAGGGGCACAAGGTCATTGCCGTCGCCGAGCTGGACGGACTGGCAACGCCGGAAGAGCCGGCGGCCGGCATGCAGTTTCTCGGCCTGCTGGCGTTCGAGGATCCGCCGCGCGAAGGCGTGCACGAGGCCGTCGACGCCTGCCGCTCACTGGGCATAAGGACCATCATGGTCACGGGGGACCATCCGGTGACCGCGCGCAGCGTCGCCAGGTCTTTGGGCCTTGGGCAGGACGAGCCGCGGGTGCTGACCGGCGACGAGCTGGAATCGGGACTGCACCAAAACCACTGGGCGGAGATTCAAACCGTGGATGTGGTGGCGCGCGCCAAACCCTCCACCAAGATGGCGCTGGTGTCGGCGCTACGCGAGGCGGGGGAGGTGGTGGCGGTGACCGGCGACGGCGTCAACGACGTGCCCGCGCTGCAGGCAGCCGATGTGGGCATCGCCATGGGCGCGCGCGGGACGCGCAGCGCGCGCGAGATCGCCGACATCGTCCTGATGGACGACAATTTCCGCTCCATCGTGGAGGCCATTCACGAAGGCCAGCGCATGTTCGACAACCTGCGCCTGTCATTTCTGTACCTGCTGCTGGTGCACATTCCGCTGGTGCTCACGGCGGCGATCATCCCGTTGCTCGGTTATCCGCTGTTGTACCTGCCGGTGCATATCGTCTGGTTCGAGGGCGCGCTTTTTCGCACCGCGCGCGATGATGATGATCGGCGTTTCGACCGGCGTGTTTACGCTGTTTATGCTGCTGATCTACCGGCACAGCCTGGACAGCGCCGATCTGACCCAGCATGCCCGTGCCCATGCCCTGGCGACGCTGCTGCTGGGCAGTGCGGCGATTACCGCCGGCCTGAGCCGGCTCAGGAATCGCCAGGCCATCCTCATCACCCTGACGACCGTGATCTCGACGATCGCGTTGATCCAGATTCCGTGGCTGGCGAGCTGGTTGATCGTCACGCCGTTGCAACTGGACGACTGGGGCGCTTCGTTCGTGGCCGCGGCGGCGCTCGGGCTGGCCAGTTATCTGCTGGGAGGAAGAGGGTTTTTTCCGCTCGACGGGGAAGCCGGCGCAAGACCCGGAGCGGACGGTAACGCCACGCCCGACTGACCCGCAGCTTTATGCTGCGCCGAAGTGCGTCATGGCGTAATCGACGCGGGCATCGATTTGTTTCAGGGCGGGCAGGTCGGCTTCCACTTTCTGCAACCGGGACAGCAGTCCCTGCCGGTTGGCGATCTGGATGTTCAATCCCGGACGGGCGTTGACCTCCAGCATCAGCGGTCCGAGCTCCCGGTCCAGCACCAGGTCCACGCCCTGATAACCGAGCCCGGTCAGTTCGTAGCAGCTGGCGGCGATGCCGAGCAGGCGTTTCCA
This region of Gammaproteobacteria bacterium genomic DNA includes:
- a CDS encoding HAD-IC family P-type ATPase, translated to MERVVELERLAGIADPAEGLTAAEVAAQRADYGDNVIVPVRRHAWLVILGDTLRDPMLWFLFVTAGLYLWLGDLREAVVLLIAVFPLLAMDFFLHWRTSASVSGLQSRLATEARVRRDGAWETVPSHELVVGDLVRVAGGDWIPADGIVEDGAQLQVEESSLTGESWPARKSAWPYLWARESMGGPDESNWVYAGTRLLTGELTYRVLRIGAETAYGGIVRTTQASSHELTPLQQGIARVVKVLLGFALFFCVLIALIRFWQGHGLVDALLSALTFAIAALPEEFPVVFTFFLGVGVFRLAKHRALVRRAVTVENIRHVSCICSDKTGTLTSGELHLTHIVPAVHGQSDRLLETARAASGAERFDPLDRAILSVEPNNHGAPPPAVKRFPFTEDRRRESVVLDSANGVFKLASKGAVETILAVCGIDGAARDEWQARADRYAAEGHKVIAVAELDGLATPEEPAAGMQFLGLLAFEDPPREGVHEAVDACRSLGIRTIMVTGDHPVTARSVARSLGLGQDEPRVLTGDELESGLHQNHWAEIQTVDVVARAKPSTKMALVSALREAGEVVAVTGDGVNDVPALQAADVGIAMGARGTRSAREIADIVLMDDNFRSIVEAIHEGQRMFDNLRLSFLYLLLVHIPLVLTAAIIPLLGYPLLYLPVHIVWFEGALFRTARDDDDRRFDRRVYAVYAADLPAQPGQRRSDPACPCPCPGDAAAGQCGDYRRPEPAQESPGHPHHPDDRDLDDRVDPDSVAGELVDRHAVATGRLGRFVRGRGGARAGQLSAGRKRVFSARRGSRRKTRSGR